One genomic segment of Bradyrhizobium diazoefficiens includes these proteins:
- a CDS encoding phytoene desaturase family protein, with protein MTETDVVIIGAGHNGLTCAAYLASAGLRVRVVERRKVVGGAAVTEEFHPGFRNSVAAYTVSLLNPQVIRDLGLAEQGLRIVERRAQNFLPASDGKYLLTGEGRTKDSVARLSAHDAAALDDFSRELEDIADVLRQFVLRAPPNLLDGFGPAAIREAVNALQSANILRGLTLEQSRSLLDLFTRSAGEMLDERFEHDLVRALFGFDAIVGNYASPYAAGSAYVMLHHAFGEVNGKKGVWGHAIGGMGAITQAMARAAQSRGVAIDLDAGVREIIIERDRAVGVVLENGTAIRAKYVAANVNPKLLYTRLIAADALPADFLARIRHWKNGSGTFRMNVALDRLPSFTALSGEGDHLSSGIIIAPSLAYMDRAYLDARARGWSREPVVEMLIPSTLDDTLAPEGQHVASLFCQHVAPELPDGKSWDDHRDEVADLMIATVDKYAPGFAASVLGRQILSPLDLERQFGLLGGDIFHGALSLNQLFSARPMLGHADYRGPLKGLYHCGSGAHPGGGVTGAPGHNAAQAILRDHRSLFGSRG; from the coding sequence CCATAACGGCCTCACTTGCGCGGCCTATCTCGCCAGTGCGGGCCTGCGCGTGCGCGTCGTCGAGCGCCGCAAGGTGGTCGGCGGCGCCGCGGTCACCGAGGAGTTTCATCCGGGCTTCCGCAATTCGGTCGCCGCCTACACCGTGAGCCTGCTCAATCCGCAGGTGATCCGCGACCTCGGTCTCGCCGAGCAGGGCCTGCGAATCGTCGAGCGGCGCGCGCAGAATTTCCTGCCCGCGTCCGATGGCAAGTATCTCCTCACCGGCGAGGGACGGACGAAGGATTCGGTCGCGCGGCTCAGCGCGCATGATGCGGCCGCGCTCGATGATTTCTCGCGCGAGCTGGAAGACATCGCCGACGTGCTCCGGCAGTTCGTGCTGCGCGCGCCGCCGAACCTGCTCGATGGTTTCGGCCCGGCTGCGATCCGCGAGGCCGTGAACGCGCTCCAGAGCGCCAACATCCTGCGCGGGCTCACGCTGGAGCAAAGCCGCAGCCTGCTCGATCTCTTCACCCGCTCGGCCGGCGAGATGCTGGACGAGCGGTTCGAGCATGATCTCGTCAGGGCGCTGTTCGGCTTCGACGCCATCGTCGGCAATTACGCCAGCCCCTACGCCGCCGGCTCCGCCTATGTGATGCTGCATCACGCCTTCGGCGAGGTGAACGGCAAGAAGGGCGTCTGGGGCCACGCCATCGGCGGCATGGGTGCGATCACGCAGGCGATGGCCCGCGCCGCGCAGAGCCGCGGTGTCGCGATCGACCTTGATGCCGGCGTGCGCGAAATCATCATCGAGCGCGACCGCGCCGTCGGCGTGGTGCTGGAGAACGGCACCGCCATCCGCGCAAAGTATGTCGCAGCCAACGTCAATCCAAAGCTGCTCTATACGCGGCTGATCGCAGCCGATGCCCTGCCCGCCGATTTCCTCGCCCGCATCAGGCACTGGAAGAACGGCTCCGGCACCTTCCGCATGAACGTGGCACTGGACCGTCTGCCCTCCTTCACGGCGCTATCAGGCGAAGGCGATCATCTCAGCTCCGGCATCATCATCGCGCCGAGCCTTGCCTACATGGATCGCGCTTATCTCGATGCGCGCGCGCGGGGGTGGAGCCGAGAGCCTGTGGTGGAGATGCTGATTCCCTCGACGCTCGACGACACGCTGGCGCCCGAAGGCCAGCACGTCGCGAGCCTGTTCTGCCAGCACGTCGCGCCGGAGCTTCCCGACGGCAAATCCTGGGACGACCATCGCGACGAGGTCGCCGATCTCATGATCGCAACGGTGGATAAATACGCGCCGGGCTTTGCGGCCAGCGTGCTCGGCCGCCAGATCCTCTCGCCGCTCGACCTCGAACGGCAGTTCGGCCTGCTCGGCGGCGACATCTTCCACGGCGCGCTGAGCTTGAACCAGTTGTTCTCGGCCCGGCCGATGCTGGGTCACGCCGATTACCGCGGGCCCCTCAAGGGCCTCTACCACTGCGGCTCCGGCGCCCATCCCGGCGGCGGCGTCACCGGCGCCCCCGGCCATAACGCGGCGCAGGCGATCCTGCGGGATCACCGCTCGCTGTTCGGAAGCCGTGGATAG
- a CDS encoding Flp family type IVb pilin yields MVLKFWSDESGATAIEYGLIAAGIALAIITVVNSLGSTMNDKFGSISSSLK; encoded by the coding sequence ATGGTTTTGAAGTTCTGGTCCGATGAGTCCGGCGCGACCGCGATCGAATACGGCCTGATCGCGGCTGGTATCGCGTTGGCGATCATCACGGTGGTGAACAGCCTGGGCAGCACGATGAACGACAAGTTCGGTTCGATTAGCAGCTCCTTGAAGTAA